One genomic segment of Vulpes vulpes isolate BD-2025 chromosome 2, VulVul3, whole genome shotgun sequence includes these proteins:
- the SEC16A gene encoding protein transport protein Sec16A isoform X16, with the protein MQPPPQAAPSGVIGPPPAGTPQSMFWSNRPYRRQANNNTPVTPITCPLQPVTDPFAFSRQALQSTSLGSSSKNSLPILQGPAPAAFPQRPGLPVPHTNAGDTPQGPVSQPRADGGLFSSVLTPSAPLESELNRSADGAPSSEPEVQTLPCPQYIPGVGPDGSHGGHPPINLPGPDRPLSTQNPHDGAPVLAPPPFIPQPHQPMPGHWGPGQSSPQPSGQHYWPRPEGPVQNAVPHASSVPHFPAPSNPHHGPGHEQLNPLMPLPGPLASDGSNEAAYLQSGNHSTSNFDPENAFRQNSQAGNTRVSQELRPSPGVNKEQLPDLALINPLTQGNSPESHLHYPPGAGTTRALPEVDSGALSMFFQGGETENEENLSSEKTGSAGQCDFDGFSPSPALGHAPAHMGAGSIYQAFPKGSSSEATQPGGHPQPYFSQSAGAQPDRPTTANAAVTLWGSTANAGTHAASSSQSENVEDLEFIQNQEVLPSEPLSLDPSTLSDQVRYGPLPRPAIPRLGVVGLAGGGGPNLEAPDSAPHPVRSDSVSSSYSSKSHRNSSSAARPQELVGTFIQQEVGKPEDESSGSFFKQIDSSPVGGETNGTTMSQNHHSSLSQPSTPSPPKPTGIFQTSANSSFEPVKSHLVGVKPVEADRANVVGEVRGTAAYQKQRRPTAALPDTSPGNLEQPPDNIETLFTLQACSPPFTVPVEAGPGLVHTTGPPLETVLLAAEKRPLARAQGAVKCESPVTTLWAQNELPDFGGNVLLAPAAPALHVPVKPQPSEVIQPPDEGMSAPQARQPGSGLPLQSGDSIGASENLENPPKMGEEEALPSQVTKDAQDQCGLERAQQEPAPPPPQGPKAACSEPSNPGSPPIQGQPQNSVPPPASPAPADTGQQLPPPRPPRSSSASVVSTSSSQAAVRSDQHWLQPPPPDLASYYYYRPLYDGYQSHYPSPYPPDPGTVSLYYQDIYGLYEPRYRSYDSAAPAYADSYRYPEPERPSSRASHCSDRPPARQGYPEGYYSSKSGWSSQSDRYADCYSGQYDYGDPGRWERYHYGSRFRDPRTCDRRYWYDAEYDPYRKESYAYGDRTERYDDPWRYDPRFTGSFDDDPEPHRDPYGEDVDRRSVHSERSAQSLRSSFSSHSRQSQVYRNHGVTAASYEAPPPPGSLPGDYAYGAYGSNFGSAQGFPEYGYPAEGGWPATEQAPSRPTSPEKFSVPHVCARFGPGGQLIKVIPNLPSEGQPALVEIHSMETLLQHTPEQEELRSFPGPLGKDDTHKVDVINFAQNKATKCLQNENLIDKESASLLWNFIVLLCRQNGTVVGTDLAELLLQDHKTVWLPGKSPNEANLIDFTNEAVEQVEEEESGEAQLSFLTDSQAASSSALEKETERFRELLLYGRKKDALESAMKNALWGHALLLASKMDSRTHARVMTRFANSLPINDPLQTVYQLMSGRMPAASTCCGDEKWGDWRPHLAMVLSNLSSNVDVESRAMATMGDTLASKGLLDAAHFCYLMAQVGLGVYTKKTTKLVLIGSNHSLPFSKFATNEAIQRTEAYEYAQSLGAQTCSFPNFQVFKFIYSCRLAEMGLATQAFHYCEVIAKSILLQPHKYSPVLISQLAQIASQLRLFDPQLREKPEEESFVEPAWLTQLHRVDKQVKEGATVWSQDGTFPQRCPSTPSSEAGHFDGPALAQPGGPGTSNPLLAPPVPSAEHFGQGVRLLPSAPSTLPASQPAVPARVPLFPVLPPEGPVELGPGCGPQGAALGFPEPSGPDPVAPYLGPGLPPGVPPLQGSEQEARTQDPGVLPPEALGRNSLLELREEGFGGKFANLGPSRMSQDSEVPPGWECASSGALQPPLTSAPEVKRPTQAARKEAKEPKKSSESWFFRWLPGKKRTEAYLPDDKNKSIVWDEKKNRWVDVNEPEEEKKAPPPPPASLPKVPLAGPPGPGGPPRASVNMFSRKAAGARARYVDVLNPGGPQRSEAAPAPAEFFAPLAPLPIPPHLFGPNADAEEAPPAEGAAGGSANPEPVSEPQVFSSAAALPGPELPPAREDSSQGGEAPSDHAPAGGVPGPAVPFYSPAPFAQASATSGGSRMGRTGQRKYPVLS; encoded by the exons ATGCAGCCACCACCCCAGGCAGCCCCATCAGGCGTGATTGGGCCACCTCCAGCTGGGACTCCTCAGAGCATGTTCTGGTCCAACAGACCGTATAGGAGACAGGCAAATAATAACACACCCGTGACTCCAATAACTTGCCCACTGCAGCCGGTGACGGATCCATTTGCTTTTAGTAGACAGGCGCTACAAAGTACATCATTGGGCAGTTCATCCAAAAACAGCCTGCCCATTTTGCAAGGCCCGGCCCCAGCAGCGTTCCCTCAGCGCCCTGGTCTGCCTGTGCCTCACACAAATGCTGGGGATACCCCCCAAGGACCTGTGTCACAGCCCAGAGCAGATGGTGGTCTGTTTTCCAGTGTGTTGACTCCTTCAGCACCATTGGAGTCAGAGTTGAACCGGAGTGCCGATGGTGCTCCCAGCTCAGAACCCGAAGTTCAGACTCTGCCGTGTCCTCAGTACATTCCAGGAGTGGGTCCTGACGGTTCCCACGGGGGGCATCCACCCATAAACCTGCCTGGGCCTGATAGGCCCCTGAGTACGCAGAACCCGCACGATGGTGCTCCAGTGTTAGCACCGCCCCCTTTCATCCCTCAGCCTCATCAGCCGATGCCAGGCCATTGGGGCCCAGGGCAGAGCAGCCCACAACCCTCAGGTCAGCACTACTGGCCCCGCCCAGAAGGACCTGTTCAGAATGCGGTGCCCCATGCCTCCAGTGTTCCTCACTTCCCTGCTCCGTCCAACCCGCACCATGGTCCTGGCCACGAGCAGCTCAACCCACTGATGCCTTTGCCAGGGCCCTTAGCCAGTGATGGAAGCAACGAGGCAGCCTACCTGCAAAGTGGAAACCACTCAACAAGTAACTTTGATCCTGAAAATGCATTCAGGCAAAATTCTCAAGCTGGGAATACTCGGGTGAGCCAGGAGCTCAGGCCAAGTCCAGGAGTGAATAAAGAGCAGTTGCCAGACCTTGCTCTCATTAATCCCCTCACTCAGGGAAATAGCCCAGAAAGCCATTTGCACTATCCCCCGGGGGCTGGGACCACCCGGGCCCTGCCAGAAGTGGACTCGGGAGCTCTCTCTATGTTTTTCCAAGgtggggagacagaaaatgaggaGAACCTCTCATCTGAAAAAACTGGCTCTGCTGGTCAGTGTGACTTCGATGGCTTCTCCCCCAGTCCTGCACTCGGTCATGCTCCTGCCCATATGGGAGCAGGTAGCATTTACCAGGCCTTTCCCAAAGGTTCCAGCAGTGAGGCCACGCAGCCAGGAGGGCATCCACAACCTTATTTTTCTCAGTCTGCAGGTGCCCAGCCTGATAGACCCACCACAGCAAATGCTGCCGTCACCCTGTGGGGCAGCACAGCCAATGCAGGTACGCACGCTGCCAGTAGCTCACAATCTGAGAACGTGGAAGACCTTGAATTCATTCAGAATCAGGAAGTCCTGCCAAGTGAGCCTCTGAGCTTGGACCCTTCCACCCTGAGTGATCAGGTCAGATATGGGCCCCTTCCCAGGCCAGCCATCCCCAGGCTCGGTGTTGTGGGCCTTGCTGGAGGCGGGGGCCCAAATCTCGAGGCACCGGATTCAGCACCGCACCCTGTACGATCTGATAGCGTGTCATCCAGTTACAGCAGTAAGAGCCACAGGAATTCTTCGAGTGCAGCCAGGCCCCAAGAATTGGTAGGTACTTTCATTCAGCAAGAAGTTGGAAAACCTGAAGATGAGTCTTCGGGAagtttttttaagcaaatagaTTCTTCTCCTGTGGGAGGTGAGACAAACGGGACCACCATGAGCCAGAATCACCACAGCAGCCTGTCTCAGCCCTCAACCCCTAGCCCCCCAAAACCCACTGGGATATTTCAGACAAGTGCAAATAGTTCATTTGAACCAGTGAAATCCCACTTAGTTGGAGTAAAACCAGTTGAGGCCGATCGGGCCAATGTGGTGGGTGAGGTGAGAGGAACCGCTGCCTACCAGAAGCAGCGCAGACCCACTGCTGCCCTACCTGACACCTCCCCCGGCAACCTGGAGCAGCCGCCAGACAACATAGAGACCCTGTTCACACTCCAGGCCTGTTCTCCGCCCTTTACTGTACCCGTGGAGGCCGGGCCTGGGCTCGTGCACACCACTGGACCACCCTTGGAAACTGTGCTTCTGGCAGCTGAGAAAAGGCCTTTGGCCAGAGCCCAGGGAGCTGTGAAGTGTGAGAGCCCAGTGACGACGTTGTGGGCGCAGAACGAGCTGCCAGATTTTGGAGGCAACGTCCTTCTAGCCCCAGCTGCTCCTGCATTGCATGTGCCTGTGAAACCACAGCCATCTGAAGTGATTCAGCCTCCAGATGAGGGCATGTCTGCTCCGCAGGCCCGGCAGCCAGGCTCCGGCCTCCCTCTGCAGAGTGGGGACAGCATCGGTGCTTCTGAGAACCTCGAGAATCCTCCCAAGATGGGAGAAGAGGAGGCGCTCCCGTCACAG GTGACAAAAGATGCTCAGGACCAGTGTGGCCTAGAGAGAGCCCAGCAGGAGCCCGCACCGCCTCCCCCACAAGGGCCCAAAGCAGCATGTTCAGAACCTTCAAACCCAGGAAGTCCACCCATACAGGGACAGCCCCAAAACTCGGTCCCACCACCTGCAAGTCCAGCTCCGGCTGACACGGGTCAGCAGTTGCCGCCGCCGCGGCCACCTCGGTCCTCCAGCGCATCTGTTGTGTCCACCAGCTCGAGCCAGGCAGCTGTGCGGTCGGACCAGCACTGGCTGCAGCCGCCACCTCCAGACTTGGcatcttattattattacagaCCCCTGTATGATGGCTACCAGTCCCATTACCCATCGCCCTACCCGCCGGATCCTGGCACGGTCTCCCTCTATTACCAG GACATCTACGGCCTGTATGAGCCCAGGTACAGGTCCTACGATAGCGCGGCGCCTGCTTATGCTGACAGCTACCGCTACCCCGAGCCTGAGCGACCCAGCTCCCGAGCAAGTCACTGCTCAGACCGGCCACCTGCCAG GCAGGGGTACCCCGAAGGTTACTACAGTTCCAAAAGTGGATGGAGCAGTCAAAGTGACCGCTATGCAGATTGTTACTCTGGCCAGTATGATTATGGAG ACCCAGGTCGCTGGGAGCGGTACCACTATGGTTCCAGATTCCGGGATCCCCGCACCTGTGACCGGAGGTATTGGTATGATGCTGAATACGATCCATACAGGAAAGAAAGCTATGCTTATGGCGACAG gaccGAGAGGTATGATGACCCCTGGAGATATGACCCTCGCTTCACTGGCAGTTTTGACGATGACCCCGAGCCCCACAGGGACCCTTATGGGGAAGACGTGGACAGGCGCAGTGTGCACAGCGAGCGCTCGGCCCAGAGCCTGCGCAGCAGCTTCAGCTCCCACTCCCGTCAG AGTCAGGTTTACAGAAATCATGGTGTGACTGCTGCTTCCTACGaggccccgcctccccccggcTCCTTGCCTGGCGATTATGCCTACGGCGCCTATGGCAGCAATTTTGGCAGTGCCCAGGGCTTCCCAGAGTACGGCTACCCTGCTGAAGGTGGCTGGCCTGCCACGGAGCAAG CTCCATCAAGACCAACTTCCCCGGAGAAGTTCTCCGTGCCTCATGTCTGTGCCAGGTTCGGTCCTGGGGGGCAGCTCATTAAAGTGATCCCAAATCTGCCTTCCGAAGGACAGCCTGCGCTGGTTGAGATTCACAGCATGGAG ACCTTGCTGCAGCACACGCCGGAGCAGGAGGAGCTGCGCTCGTTCCCAGGACCGCTTGGCAA AGATGATACCCATAAAGTGGATGTTATTAATTTTGCACAGAATAAAGCTACAAAGTGTTTGCAGAATGAAAATTTAATTGACAAAGAGTCTGCAAGTCTTCTTTGGAATTTTATCGTTCTCTTGTGCAGACAGAATGGG ACTGTGGTGGGAACAGACCTTGCGGAGCTTTTGTTACAAGACCACAAAACCGTGTGGCTTCCTGGGAAGTCACCCAACGAGGCCAACCTGATTGATTTTACTAACGAGGCTGTGGAgcaagtggaggaggaggagtccGGGGAGGCCCAGCTCTCGTTTCTCACTGACAGCCAGGCAGCCAGCAGCAGTGCTCTTGAGAAGGAGACCGAGAGGTTCCGGGAGCTGCTGCTATATGGCCGCAAGAAG gatGCTTTAGAGTCTGCGATGAAGAATGCCTTATGGGGTCATGCTCTGTTACTTGCAAGTAAGATGGATAGCCGGACACACGCCCGCGTCATGACCAG GTTTGCCAACAGTCTTCCCATCAACGACCCTCTGCAGACAGTGTACCAGCTGATGTCAGGGCGGATGCCTGCCGCGTCCACG TGTTGCGGAGATGAGAAGTGGGGAGATTGGAGGCCACATCTTGCTATGGTTTTGTCCAACCTGAGCAGCAATGTGGATGTGGAGTCCAGGGCAATGGCCACCATGGGTGACACTCTGG CTTCAAAAGGTCTCTTAGATGCTGCACACTTTTGCTACCTCATGGCCCAGGTCGGATTGGGAgtttatacaaagaaaaccacaaaactcGTCTTAATTGGATCGAACCACAG TTTGCCGTTTTCAAAGTTTGCAACAAATGAAGCTATTCAGAGGACAGAAGCCTATGAATATGCCCAGTCTCTTGGGGCACAGACCTGCTCCTTCCCCAATTTCCAG GTGTTCAAGTTCATCTACTCATGCCGCCTGGCTGAGATGGGGCTGGCCACACAGGCCTTCCACTACTGCGAGGTGATTGCCAAGAGCATCCTGCTGCAGCCCCACAAGTACTCGCCCGTGCTCATCAGCCAGCTGGCTCAG ATTGCATCCCAGCTGCGGCTCTTTGACCCACAGCTGAGAGAGAAGCCGGAGGAGGAGTCCTTTGTTGAGCCTGCCTGGCTGACCCAGCTGCACCGCGTGGACAAGCAGGTCAAG GAGGGTGCCACAGTGTGGAGTCAGGATGGGACCTTCCCCCAGCGCTGCCCCAGCACACCGAGCTCCGAGGCAGGGCACTTTGATGGCCCAGCGCTCGCCCAGCCAGGGGGCCCGGGCACCAGCAATCCGCTACTGGCGCCGCCCGTGCCCAGCGCTGAGCACTTTGGCCAGGGTGTGCGGCTGCTGCCTTCAG CTCCGTCAACGCTccctgccagccagccagccgtCCCTGCCAGGGTGCCACTGTTCCCGGTGCTGCCACCTGAGGGCCCTGTTGAGCTGGGGCCTGGCTGTGGACCCCAAGGGGCTGCCCTTGGCTTTCCAGAGCCCTCTGGGCCTGACCCTGTGGCTCCGTACCTGGGGCCTGGCCTGCCACCTGGCGTGCCACCTCTGCAGGGAAGTGAGCAGGaggccaggacccaggacccag GGGTGTTGCCACCAGAGGCGCTTGGTAGAAACTCACTTCTGGAGCTGAGAGAAGAGGGTTTTGGTGGAAAATTTGCTAATCTG GGCCCCTCCAGGatgtcccaggactctgaggtcccTCCAGGGTGGGAGTGTGCCAGCTCAGGTGCTCTGCAGCCGCCACTGACGTCCGCTCCCGAAGTGAAGAGACCTACACAAGCAGCCAGGAAAGAGGCCAAGGAGCCTAAGAAG AGTAGTGAATCCTGGTTCTTCCGTTGGCTCCcggggaaaaaaaggacagaagcTTATTTGCCAGACGACAAGAACAAATCG ATCGTCTGGGATGAAAAGAAGAACCGGTGGGTGGATGTAAATGAGCCGGAGGAGGAG AAGAAGGCTCCGCCCCCACCACCAGCCTCGCTCCCCAAGGTTCCGCTTGCTGGGCCCCCTGGTCCTGGAGGGCCCCCGAGGGCCTCTGTGAACATGTTTTCTAGGAAAGCAG CTGGAGCCAGAGCACGCTACGTGGACGTTTTAAACCCAGGGGGCCCTCAGCGGAGCGAGGCAGCTCCTGCTCCTGCAGAGTTTTTTGCTCCTCTTGCCCCGCTCCCGATTCCTCCTCACTTGTTTGGACCAAATGCAG ATGCAGAGGAAGCCCCGCCTGCGGAGGGGGCCGCAGGGGGTTCGGCCAACCCAGAACCTGTCTCAGAGCCCCAG GTGTTTAGCTCGGCGGCAGCACTCCCCGGTCCTGAGCTCCCACCTGCCCGTGAGGACAGCTCCCAAGGAGGAGAG